The Falco cherrug isolate bFalChe1 chromosome 6, bFalChe1.pri, whole genome shotgun sequence genome window below encodes:
- the CENPQ gene encoding centromere protein Q isoform X1: MRGTACWVSAKNWFTSENQQGPSSKTKGTDGEGRPKGQKRKQVTQTVKRKAKEYGDYSPAAGEGPSKKVKLTSAEMASWQTLSESSRWFLETVMDSVILSILCQNSEKKKNVQKHLNLLKERVLRFFKTLKVPPGKLGNLKNVLSLLMAEKQMLETNEESLIQLQEEINAAKRSAEHTKETISDLQYKIQVLKNQLEEDEKKARKIFQENSSGALHLPELPKRSLQAPILQEEILKIKNQEGLLQDMNTIQQSADLKNILTLIEKTYEKVDFL, translated from the exons ATGAGAGGGACTGCTTGTTGGGTATCAGCAAAAAACTGGTTTACATCAGAAAATCAGCAAGGGCcatccagcaaaacaaaaggaacagatggagaaggaagaccaaaaggacaaaaaagaaag caggtCACTCAGACGGTCAAAAGGAAAGCTAAGGAATACGGGGACTATTCCCCTGCAG CAGGAGAAGGTCCTTCAAAAAAGGTGAAGCTAACCAGTGCTGAAATGGCATCTTGGCAGACTCTCTCAGAGAGCAGTAGGTGGTTTCTGGAAACTGTAATGGATTCAGTAATACT atctattttgtgccaaaatagtgagaaaaaaaagaatgttcaGAAGCACCTCAATTTACTGAAAGAAAG GGTGCTGAGATTTTTCAAGACTTTGAAGGTGCCCCCAGGGAAGCTGGGCAACCTGAAGAATGTCCTGAGCCTTCTAATGGCAGAGAAACAAATGCTTGAGACAAATGAAGAGTCTTTGATACAATTGCAG gaagaaataaatgcagctaAGCGATCAGCAGAACATACCAAAGAAACTATAAGTGACCTGCAGTACAAAATTCAGGTGCTCAAGAACCAGTtagaggaagatgaaaaaaaggcCAGGAAG aTATTCCAGGAGAATAGCAGTGGAGCACTTCACCTGCCAGAACTCCCCAAGCGCAGTTTACAGGCACCCATTTTGCAG gaagaaattttgaagataaaaaatcaagaaggtCTTTTGCAGGATATGAACACTATCCAGCAGTCAGCTGACTTGAAGAACATATTAACCCTCATTGAAAAGACCTATGAGAAGGTGGACTTCCTTTGA
- the CENPQ gene encoding centromere protein Q isoform X2, whose product MRGTACWVSAKNWFTSENQQGPSSKTKGTDGEGRPKGQKRKQVTQTVKRKAKEYGDYSPAGEGPSKKVKLTSAEMASWQTLSESSRWFLETVMDSVILSILCQNSEKKKNVQKHLNLLKERVLRFFKTLKVPPGKLGNLKNVLSLLMAEKQMLETNEESLIQLQEEINAAKRSAEHTKETISDLQYKIQVLKNQLEEDEKKARKIFQENSSGALHLPELPKRSLQAPILQEEILKIKNQEGLLQDMNTIQQSADLKNILTLIEKTYEKVDFL is encoded by the exons ATGAGAGGGACTGCTTGTTGGGTATCAGCAAAAAACTGGTTTACATCAGAAAATCAGCAAGGGCcatccagcaaaacaaaaggaacagatggagaaggaagaccaaaaggacaaaaaagaaag caggtCACTCAGACGGTCAAAAGGAAAGCTAAGGAATACGGGGACTATTCCCCTGCAG GAGAAGGTCCTTCAAAAAAGGTGAAGCTAACCAGTGCTGAAATGGCATCTTGGCAGACTCTCTCAGAGAGCAGTAGGTGGTTTCTGGAAACTGTAATGGATTCAGTAATACT atctattttgtgccaaaatagtgagaaaaaaaagaatgttcaGAAGCACCTCAATTTACTGAAAGAAAG GGTGCTGAGATTTTTCAAGACTTTGAAGGTGCCCCCAGGGAAGCTGGGCAACCTGAAGAATGTCCTGAGCCTTCTAATGGCAGAGAAACAAATGCTTGAGACAAATGAAGAGTCTTTGATACAATTGCAG gaagaaataaatgcagctaAGCGATCAGCAGAACATACCAAAGAAACTATAAGTGACCTGCAGTACAAAATTCAGGTGCTCAAGAACCAGTtagaggaagatgaaaaaaaggcCAGGAAG aTATTCCAGGAGAATAGCAGTGGAGCACTTCACCTGCCAGAACTCCCCAAGCGCAGTTTACAGGCACCCATTTTGCAG gaagaaattttgaagataaaaaatcaagaaggtCTTTTGCAGGATATGAACACTATCCAGCAGTCAGCTGACTTGAAGAACATATTAACCCTCATTGAAAAGACCTATGAGAAGGTGGACTTCCTTTGA
- the CENPQ gene encoding centromere protein Q isoform X4 yields the protein MRGTACWVSAKNWFTSENQQGPSSKTKGTDGEGRPKGQKRKVTQTVKRKAKEYGDYSPAGEGPSKKVKLTSAEMASWQTLSESSRWFLETVMDSVILSILCQNSEKKKNVQKHLNLLKERVLRFFKTLKVPPGKLGNLKNVLSLLMAEKQMLETNEESLIQLQEEINAAKRSAEHTKETISDLQYKIQVLKNQLEEDEKKARKIFQENSSGALHLPELPKRSLQAPILQEEILKIKNQEGLLQDMNTIQQSADLKNILTLIEKTYEKVDFL from the exons ATGAGAGGGACTGCTTGTTGGGTATCAGCAAAAAACTGGTTTACATCAGAAAATCAGCAAGGGCcatccagcaaaacaaaaggaacagatggagaaggaagaccaaaaggacaaaaaagaaag gtCACTCAGACGGTCAAAAGGAAAGCTAAGGAATACGGGGACTATTCCCCTGCAG GAGAAGGTCCTTCAAAAAAGGTGAAGCTAACCAGTGCTGAAATGGCATCTTGGCAGACTCTCTCAGAGAGCAGTAGGTGGTTTCTGGAAACTGTAATGGATTCAGTAATACT atctattttgtgccaaaatagtgagaaaaaaaagaatgttcaGAAGCACCTCAATTTACTGAAAGAAAG GGTGCTGAGATTTTTCAAGACTTTGAAGGTGCCCCCAGGGAAGCTGGGCAACCTGAAGAATGTCCTGAGCCTTCTAATGGCAGAGAAACAAATGCTTGAGACAAATGAAGAGTCTTTGATACAATTGCAG gaagaaataaatgcagctaAGCGATCAGCAGAACATACCAAAGAAACTATAAGTGACCTGCAGTACAAAATTCAGGTGCTCAAGAACCAGTtagaggaagatgaaaaaaaggcCAGGAAG aTATTCCAGGAGAATAGCAGTGGAGCACTTCACCTGCCAGAACTCCCCAAGCGCAGTTTACAGGCACCCATTTTGCAG gaagaaattttgaagataaaaaatcaagaaggtCTTTTGCAGGATATGAACACTATCCAGCAGTCAGCTGACTTGAAGAACATATTAACCCTCATTGAAAAGACCTATGAGAAGGTGGACTTCCTTTGA
- the CENPQ gene encoding centromere protein Q isoform X3 — translation MRGTACWVSAKNWFTSENQQGPSSKTKGTDGEGRPKGQKRKVTQTVKRKAKEYGDYSPAAGEGPSKKVKLTSAEMASWQTLSESSRWFLETVMDSVILSILCQNSEKKKNVQKHLNLLKERVLRFFKTLKVPPGKLGNLKNVLSLLMAEKQMLETNEESLIQLQEEINAAKRSAEHTKETISDLQYKIQVLKNQLEEDEKKARKIFQENSSGALHLPELPKRSLQAPILQEEILKIKNQEGLLQDMNTIQQSADLKNILTLIEKTYEKVDFL, via the exons ATGAGAGGGACTGCTTGTTGGGTATCAGCAAAAAACTGGTTTACATCAGAAAATCAGCAAGGGCcatccagcaaaacaaaaggaacagatggagaaggaagaccaaaaggacaaaaaagaaag gtCACTCAGACGGTCAAAAGGAAAGCTAAGGAATACGGGGACTATTCCCCTGCAG CAGGAGAAGGTCCTTCAAAAAAGGTGAAGCTAACCAGTGCTGAAATGGCATCTTGGCAGACTCTCTCAGAGAGCAGTAGGTGGTTTCTGGAAACTGTAATGGATTCAGTAATACT atctattttgtgccaaaatagtgagaaaaaaaagaatgttcaGAAGCACCTCAATTTACTGAAAGAAAG GGTGCTGAGATTTTTCAAGACTTTGAAGGTGCCCCCAGGGAAGCTGGGCAACCTGAAGAATGTCCTGAGCCTTCTAATGGCAGAGAAACAAATGCTTGAGACAAATGAAGAGTCTTTGATACAATTGCAG gaagaaataaatgcagctaAGCGATCAGCAGAACATACCAAAGAAACTATAAGTGACCTGCAGTACAAAATTCAGGTGCTCAAGAACCAGTtagaggaagatgaaaaaaaggcCAGGAAG aTATTCCAGGAGAATAGCAGTGGAGCACTTCACCTGCCAGAACTCCCCAAGCGCAGTTTACAGGCACCCATTTTGCAG gaagaaattttgaagataaaaaatcaagaaggtCTTTTGCAGGATATGAACACTATCCAGCAGTCAGCTGACTTGAAGAACATATTAACCCTCATTGAAAAGACCTATGAGAAGGTGGACTTCCTTTGA